GTTCTATAGTACCGTTTGCTAGTTCATCTAATGTTGTTAACATAATACATGAGCCAAGATGAGCTAATTTATAATATAATGATTTAGTAGTATCAGTGTTATTAATAGAACAAGATAGTTTATTTAGTATATAACCACTATCTACTTTTGAATTCATATGTATAATAGTAACTCCAGTTTCTTTGTCTCCAGCTAAAATTGAACGTTGAATAGGAGCAGCACCACGCCAATGTGGTAGTAATGAAGCATGTATATTAATGCAGCCTAAATGGGGAATATCAAGTATTACTTTTGGCAATATACGACCATATGCTACTACAACCATGATATCAGCTTGTAAATCAGCAATAATTTGCTGGCTTATTGGTGTTATTAATGAATAAGGTTGAAAAATTGGAATATTATTAGTTTTAGCTATTATTTTTACAGGATTTGATATAATTTTATTACCACGTCCTACTGGGCGATCAGGTTGAGTAATGACAGTTATAACTTGATGTTTAGAATTAAGTAATGCTTCTAAATGATATGCTGCAAAATGCGGTGTACCAGCGAAAATAATTTTTAATGATACAGACACAATTAAACCTTTTATAAAATACTTATACTTATAAGATACGTGTATTTTGACGAGCGATTTTTTCTAATTTATGTTTAATACGTTGACGTTTTAATGGTGATAAATAATCTATAAATAATTTACCATTTAAATGGTCAATTTCATGTTGAATACAAATTGCCATAAGACCATCTGTTGTTATACTAAAAAAATTGCCATATCTATTTTGTGCTCGTACTTTAATCCGTGCTGCACGTGATACATAGGCATAGTGATTAGGTACAGATAGACATCCTTCTTCTATACTAGATTCACCATTCTTTTCTAGTATTTCTGGATTAATAAATTCTATACTTTCATTACGATCTTCTGAAATATCAATAACAATAATACGTTGATGAATATCGACTTGTGTAGCTGCTAAACCAATTCCTGACTCAGCATACATTGTTTCAGACATATTATCGATAATCTTCTCAATTTCAGGATTAATATTTGTTACTACCTGAGCAATTTTACGAAGTCTATTATTAGGAAAATGTAATACTTTTAATACAGACATAAATACCTGAATTTATATTAATGGAAAAAACAATTATATAGCATACATTTTTTTAAAAAAAATTAAATTATTTTACAACATAAAATATGTTTAGTATGAAATGAAGCAAAGTTGATATTTTGTATATACAAGATATCAAGATATATAGCACCAGATATTTATTTAATTATAATAACATATATTCTTCATTTAAGACAAATACTGTTAAATTTAAGTTAATAAGTAGATTTAGTAATAAAAGTTATAGTTATATATATTTAGTTACTTATTTAAAATTGTTATGAAAGATTTCATCAATGATTATTACTATATTTAAATATATTTTTAATGTTATTA
This genomic stretch from Pantoea sp. Aalb harbors:
- the fmt gene encoding methionyl-tRNA formyltransferase, with product MSVSLKIIFAGTPHFAAYHLEALLNSKHQVITVITQPDRPVGRGNKIISNPVKIIAKTNNIPIFQPYSLITPISQQIIADLQADIMVVVAYGRILPKVILDIPHLGCINIHASLLPHWRGAAPIQRSILAGDKETGVTIIHMNSKVDSGYILNKLSCSINNTDTTKSLYYKLAHLGSCIMLTTLDELANGTIEPQVQDESLATYAKKIHKEEARLNWSLSATQLERCVRAFNPWPISYFILNKKPIKVWKAEVLTINNNKKPGTIIHSDKNGIQISTADGVLNLLTLQIAGKKAISVKDLLNSYNHWYTKGTVLD
- the def gene encoding peptide deformylase; this translates as MSVLKVLHFPNNRLRKIAQVVTNINPEIEKIIDNMSETMYAESGIGLAATQVDIHQRIIVIDISEDRNESIEFINPEILEKNGESSIEEGCLSVPNHYAYVSRAARIKVRAQNRYGNFFSITTDGLMAICIQHEIDHLNGKLFIDYLSPLKRQRIKHKLEKIARQNTRIL